A stretch of Nitrospira sp. DNA encodes these proteins:
- a CDS encoding helix-turn-helix transcriptional regulator, with the protein MKAKAARTGKGWLDRKLADSKFRKGFEAEMQKLAIGEQLSRLRQEAGLTQAQVAQRAKTTASAISRYENAEYDRYELRTLQRIVLACGGRLDITLVPGPHTHRAA; encoded by the coding sequence ATGAAAGCTAAAGCAGCAAGAACGGGCAAGGGGTGGCTGGATAGAAAACTGGCAGATTCGAAGTTTCGCAAAGGGTTCGAGGCGGAAATGCAGAAGCTAGCCATTGGTGAGCAGCTTTCCCGGCTGCGTCAAGAGGCCGGACTGACTCAGGCGCAAGTGGCGCAGCGAGCGAAAACCACGGCCTCGGCCATCAGCCGGTACGAAAACGCGGAGTACGATCGCTATGAACTTCGCACGCTGCAGAGGATTGTCCTGGCCTGCGGCGGGCGGCTCGATATTACGCTGGTGCCTGGGCCTCACACCCACCGGGCCGCGTAA
- a CDS encoding BrnA antitoxin family protein codes for MKKLSESSVRDGRTGKKKSATKKRKIDYSDIPPLSDRQLASMRRIGRPPLGEERRQLIAIRLDSNVLRWLKSLAAEREVPYQSLINDLLAGEMKKAS; via the coding sequence ATGAAAAAACTATCAGAGTCATCAGTGCGCGACGGGCGAACCGGAAAGAAAAAAAGCGCTACCAAGAAGCGAAAGATTGATTATTCGGACATCCCTCCACTCTCCGACCGGCAACTTGCCTCTATGCGTCGAATAGGACGACCTCCTTTGGGCGAGGAGCGGCGGCAACTCATTGCCATCCGGCTAGATTCTAATGTGCTCCGCTGGCTGAAATCCCTCGCAGCCGAGCGGGAAGTTCCCTACCAATCACTCATCAACGACCTGTTGGCGGGAGAGATGAAGAAGGCCAGCTAG
- a CDS encoding response regulator, producing MPTHSSILLIDDSPGECELFRLALKQTGLDVALFTEQDAEAAFHFLEDRYHQSPIQYSSSETAGVVSTARVERGESSTARSASTETMPAVSHSLPSLILLDLHLRGEDGCELLKRLRSDARFAAIPIVIFTTSDDQQDVARCYAGGANGYVVKPGTFAELIQCSGDLCRFWLDRNRVPSMIGTPC from the coding sequence ATGCCGACTCATTCTTCCATACTCTTGATCGACGACAGCCCCGGCGAGTGCGAACTGTTTCGCCTGGCGCTGAAGCAGACCGGGCTCGATGTCGCCCTCTTTACCGAGCAGGATGCCGAGGCGGCGTTTCATTTTCTTGAGGACCGTTATCACCAATCACCTATCCAATACTCCTCTAGCGAGACGGCTGGCGTGGTCTCCACTGCGCGCGTCGAACGAGGGGAGTCTTCGACCGCGCGTTCCGCGAGCACAGAGACCATGCCAGCCGTCTCGCACTCCCTCCCTTCCCTCATTCTGTTGGACCTCCACCTTCGCGGTGAGGACGGCTGCGAGTTGTTGAAACGGCTCAGGTCTGATGCGCGGTTTGCCGCGATCCCCATCGTCATCTTCACCACGTCGGATGACCAGCAGGATGTCGCTCGCTGTTATGCCGGCGGAGCCAATGGCTATGTCGTAAAACCCGGCACCTTTGCGGAACTCATTCAATGCAGCGGCGATCTCTGCCGCTTTTGGCTGGATCGAAACAGAGTACCGTCAATGATTGGAACCCCATGCTGA
- a CDS encoding efflux RND transporter permease subunit, protein MLTKAALKNPYAVFAICMIALVLGGVSYQKMRVDIFPEIKIPTILVTTFYRGMSPSEMEGAITLKMEQRFVEASYVEHIESQSLAGMSYIKVFFQPEYSIDSAQSELTSLAYSIIRLLPPGVYPPSVYKFGVSSLPVGLLSVSSETLGPKDIRDLAYFTVRQQIATIPGISFGPPLGGKVRQITVFMDQSRMLARGISPSDVVKAINSQSAIIPAGDIKIGDLDYYVYSNSLIDAVDKINDIPIKVVNGTPILVRDIGTAADSAAIQTSIVRVNGREATYIPITRQEGANTLEVTDGIRAKLPKLTEIPAGATVKFLYDQSLYIRQAITNLQKEGLLGAGLAGLMIFLFLRSIKAALVVGLAIPLSLTAALVALYLTGQSVNIMTLGGLALVIGTLLDNNIVVQENLHRHLEMGKDGRTAAEDSAVELTLPILVATICILIVYLPIMFFSGIIKYLFVPLAMTVAFAMLADYAVSMTVTPVVLSRLYHGGHGGEAGGKGHEDKDWFRFVLAIYEPVLRAGVRFKPVVIGLALLALIGTGALLLPRLHSEFFPKVDAGNFTMLVSAPEGSRIEKTTAIVADIEKLVQETIPKQDLEEVISNTGLYFGDAARFAPNTGNHTAFVLVNLVTGHEGKTDDYVSTLRTKLRESLPGVEVSFQTGGIISDVLNFGLRAPIDIQVKGPSLDLIRPVAEAIQQKVAQVPNTVDVRIKQGKSYPELHIDVDRTKAAYYGITQDRVIVDVITGISSNIALSPNFWLDPKTANGYFLLAQFPEQSLTKTEDLLNIPIIGARTALGPTSSLTTGGTTGSTIALQNTPFAGRNLDLSNGFYASGDERRGPPVLLRDVASLNMKTGPDSVDHYDLSRLIDVLVTPVGNDLGHVAKDIEQALATVPLPKDVTIQLKGEVANMRSAFSNFALALPLAVLLIYLVMVGLFRSFIDPLIILVAVPLGWIGTVLMLHFTNTSVNVESMIGTLMMMGIVVSNSILLVDFANRMVDAGASAEQAVLEAGKRRIRPILMTALATILGLLPLALGFGEGNETMVPLARAVVGGLAVSTMMTLLVVPVMHALVLGRRVPIIEPVTPSATGEDL, encoded by the coding sequence ATGCTGACCAAAGCGGCGCTGAAAAATCCCTACGCTGTCTTTGCCATCTGCATGATCGCGCTGGTGCTGGGCGGCGTGTCGTACCAGAAGATGCGGGTGGACATCTTCCCGGAAATCAAAATCCCCACGATCCTTGTCACCACCTTCTACCGCGGCATGAGTCCCAGCGAGATGGAAGGGGCCATCACGCTCAAGATGGAGCAGCGCTTCGTCGAAGCCAGCTACGTGGAGCACATCGAGTCGCAGTCGCTCGCCGGGATGAGCTACATCAAAGTCTTCTTCCAGCCGGAATACAGCATCGATTCGGCCCAGTCGGAGCTGACCAGCCTGGCCTACAGCATCATCCGGCTCCTGCCGCCGGGCGTCTATCCGCCTTCCGTCTATAAGTTCGGCGTATCGAGCCTGCCGGTGGGGCTGCTCTCCGTGAGCAGCGAAACGCTCGGACCGAAGGACATCCGCGACCTGGCCTATTTCACCGTGCGCCAGCAGATCGCCACAATCCCCGGCATTTCGTTCGGCCCTCCGCTGGGCGGCAAAGTCCGGCAGATCACCGTGTTCATGGACCAATCGCGCATGCTCGCGCGCGGCATCTCCCCCTCGGACGTCGTGAAGGCGATCAACTCGCAGAGCGCGATCATCCCGGCGGGCGATATCAAGATCGGCGATCTGGACTACTACGTCTATTCCAACAGCCTCATCGACGCGGTGGACAAGATCAACGACATTCCCATCAAAGTGGTGAACGGCACGCCGATCCTGGTGCGCGATATCGGCACGGCGGCGGACAGTGCGGCGATTCAGACGTCCATCGTACGGGTGAACGGCCGTGAGGCGACGTACATCCCCATCACCCGGCAGGAAGGCGCCAATACGCTGGAAGTCACGGATGGGATTCGCGCGAAACTGCCGAAGCTGACCGAGATTCCCGCCGGCGCCACGGTGAAGTTTCTCTACGACCAGTCGCTCTATATCCGGCAGGCCATCACCAACCTCCAAAAGGAAGGGTTGCTGGGCGCAGGGCTCGCGGGATTGATGATCTTCCTGTTCCTGCGGAGCATCAAGGCGGCGCTCGTCGTCGGCCTGGCCATTCCCCTCTCGCTCACCGCCGCGCTGGTCGCGCTCTACCTGACCGGCCAGTCGGTGAACATCATGACGTTGGGCGGCTTGGCCCTGGTGATCGGCACCCTGCTGGATAACAACATCGTCGTGCAGGAGAACCTGCACCGTCATCTGGAAATGGGAAAGGACGGCCGCACGGCGGCGGAGGACAGTGCCGTCGAACTGACGTTGCCCATCCTCGTGGCGACGATCTGCATTTTGATCGTCTACCTGCCGATCATGTTCTTCTCCGGCATCATTAAGTACCTCTTCGTCCCACTAGCCATGACCGTGGCCTTCGCCATGCTGGCGGACTATGCCGTCTCGATGACGGTGACGCCGGTGGTCTTGTCGCGGCTCTATCACGGAGGACATGGCGGCGAGGCGGGCGGCAAGGGGCACGAGGACAAAGATTGGTTCCGCTTCGTGCTGGCCATCTACGAACCGGTGCTCAGGGCGGGCGTGCGCTTCAAGCCGGTCGTGATCGGCTTGGCCCTGCTCGCCCTCATTGGGACCGGCGCCTTGCTGCTGCCGCGCCTCCACAGCGAGTTCTTCCCCAAGGTCGATGCCGGCAACTTCACCATGCTTGTGAGCGCGCCGGAAGGCTCGCGCATCGAAAAGACGACGGCGATTGTGGCCGACATCGAAAAGCTGGTGCAGGAGACGATCCCGAAGCAGGACCTGGAAGAGGTGATCTCCAACACCGGCCTCTATTTCGGCGACGCGGCCAGATTCGCCCCCAACACCGGCAACCACACCGCCTTCGTGCTGGTGAATCTCGTCACCGGCCACGAAGGAAAGACCGACGACTATGTCTCAACCCTGCGAACCAAGTTGCGCGAGTCCCTCCCCGGTGTAGAAGTCTCCTTTCAAACCGGCGGCATCATCAGCGACGTGCTGAACTTCGGCCTGCGCGCGCCGATCGATATTCAGGTGAAGGGCCCGTCGCTGGATCTCATTCGCCCGGTGGCGGAAGCTATCCAGCAGAAAGTCGCCCAGGTGCCGAACACGGTGGATGTGCGCATCAAGCAGGGCAAGAGCTATCCCGAACTGCACATCGACGTGGACCGGACGAAAGCCGCCTACTACGGCATCACCCAGGATCGCGTGATCGTGGACGTGATCACCGGCATCAGCTCGAACATCGCCTTGAGCCCGAACTTTTGGCTCGATCCCAAAACCGCCAACGGCTATTTCCTGCTGGCCCAATTTCCTGAACAGTCCCTGACGAAGACGGAAGACCTGCTGAACATCCCGATCATCGGGGCGCGCACGGCGCTGGGACCAACTTCGTCCCTCACCACGGGTGGCACGACCGGCTCGACCATCGCGCTTCAGAACACACCCTTCGCGGGACGCAATCTCGACCTCTCCAACGGCTTCTACGCCTCCGGCGACGAACGGCGCGGCCCGCCCGTGCTGCTGCGTGATGTGGCCTCCCTGAACATGAAAACCGGGCCGGACTCGGTCGATCACTACGACCTCTCCCGGCTCATCGATGTGCTGGTGACGCCGGTCGGCAACGATCTGGGCCACGTCGCCAAAGACATCGAACAGGCGCTCGCCACCGTGCCCCTGCCGAAAGACGTGACGATCCAGCTCAAAGGCGAAGTGGCCAACATGCGTTCCGCCTTCAGCAATTTCGCCCTGGCCCTGCCGCTGGCCGTGCTGCTGATCTATCTCGTGATGGTCGGGCTGTTCCGCTCCTTCATCGATCCGTTGATCATTCTGGTCGCGGTGCCGCTCGGCTGGATCGGCACCGTGCTCATGCTCCATTTCACGAATACGTCGGTGAACGTGGAGTCGATGATCGGCACCCTCATGATGATGGGCATCGTGGTGTCGAACAGCATCTTGCTCGTGGACTTTGCCAACCGGATGGTGGACGCCGGCGCGTCGGCGGAACAGGCGGTGTTGGAAGCGGGCAAGCGCCGCATCCGGCCCATCCTCATGACCGCCCTGGCCACGATCCTCGGGCTCTTGCCGCTCGCCTTGGGATTCGGCGAAGGCAATGAAACCATGGTGCCCCTCGCCCGCGCGGTCGTCGGCGGACTTGCAGTGTCCACGATGATGACCCTGCTGGTCGTGCCTGTGATGCATGCTCTCGTACTGGGACGCCGGGTGCCTATCATTGAACCAGTGACCCCGTCAGCGACCGGAGAGGATCTCTAA